A genome region from Coffea arabica cultivar ET-39 chromosome 7e, Coffea Arabica ET-39 HiFi, whole genome shotgun sequence includes the following:
- the LOC140011249 gene encoding uncharacterized protein, producing the protein MKSPDITEEQIKLRAFPFSLKDAAKNWLYYLPAGSITTWAQFKKKFLEKFFPASRAASLRKEICGIKQYPEKSLYDYWERFNKLCTRCPQHQISEQLLIQYIYEGLQSSDRSIIDVASGGALANKTPREAWLLIESMAKNSQQFGFRENNPTRRVNEVETSSIQQQLTELTSFVRQLAVGNVHQAKVCGISTNVGHPTDSYPMMQEDGVEQVNMSRGVPAPRKPYDPYSNTYNPGWRDHPNFSYGNRPQNSFSNRPLEFQQPWQPKPQPSSSNSGGSLEEIVKSLATSTTQFQQETRVGMKNLENQISPMATVINRLESQVFEKLPSQSETNLKNVSAMTLRSGREVEGSKATNLKSMSEDEIEKEKEEEGHIRDNSEVTLAPSVPIKSNLPPFPCRLEKTKKAEKEKEIFEVFRKVEINIPLLEAIKQVPKYAKFLKDLCTHKRKLRADERVAVGENVSAMLQRKLPPKCGDPGMFTIPYKIGNTPIRKAMLNLGASINVMQKTIYTSLNLGPLKETAIIIQLADRTNAYSEGLVEDVLIQVNELVFPADFYILNMGDEKSLNPSPILLGRPFFSTTRTKIDVNEGTLSMKFDGERVHFNIFETMKYREGSNSVFALIVIESLVQETFELGGENVLTGCRNLKLIVRRALVRWSRLRGRNFRSGSANSIAVRRAHARWSRLRERNFRSGSAVSFAAVVANGSPAAVGDEGIGEVSLYRGSLRYVSPGKICVLWRHHTGTHW; encoded by the exons ATGAAGTCTCCAGACATTACAGAGGAGCAGATCAAACTCAGGGCTTTTCCTTTCTCCCTTAAGGATGCAGCAAAGAATTGGTTATACTATCTACCTGCCGGTAGTATCACCACATGGGCCCAATTTAAgaagaaatttttggaaaaattcttccCTGCATCCCGGGCTGCGAGTCTAAGAAAAGAGATATGCGGCATTAAGCAGTACCCTGAAAAATCCCTATACGACTATTGGGAGAGGTTCAATAAGTTGTGCACTAGATGTCCACAGcatcaaattagtgaacaaCTGTTGATCCAGTATATCTATGAGGGACTACAGTCATCGGATAGGAGTATCATTGACGTTGCGAGCGGGGGAGCATTGGCGAACAAGACACCAAGGGAAGCATGGCTACTTATTGAGTCGATGGCGAAAAATTCCCAACAGTTTGGTTTTCGTGAAAATAACCCTACCCGTAGGGTTAATGAGGTAGAGACGTCGTCCATTCAGCAGCAGTTAACTGAGTTAACGTCTTTCGTGCGGCAATTAGCTGTGGGGAACGTGCACCAAGCAAAGGTCTGTGGAATCTCCACAAATGTGGGCCACCCCACCGACTCATATCCTATGATGCAAGAGGATGGAGTTGAACAAGTGAACATGTCTAGAGGCGTGCCCGCGCCTCGTAAACCGTACGATCCATACTCCAACACATATAATCCGGGTTGGAGAGATCACCCCAATTTCAGCTATGGGAATAGGccacaaaattcattttcaaatCGTCCACTGGAATTCCAGCAACCGTGGCAACCAAAGCCACAACCTTCGTCGTCTAACTCAGGAGGCTCTTTGGAGGAAATCGTCAAGAGTTTAGCCACGAGCACCACTCAGTTCCAACAGGAGACTAGAGTGGGTATGAAAAACCTGGAGAATCAGATAAGTCCTATGGCAACCGTGATTAATCGTTTGGAGTcccaagtttttgaaaaattaccatcGCAGTCCGAGACAAACCTCAAGAATGTTAGTGCCATGACACTGAGGAGTGGTAGAGAAGTGGAAGGGTCCAAAGCCACGAACTTAAAAAGTATGAGTGAAGATGAAATCGAGAAGGAGAAGGAAGAGGAAGGACACATCCGTGACAACTCTGAGGTAACTCTTGCTCCCTCTGTACCCATTAAATCTAACTTACCTCCTTTTCCATGCAGGTTGGAGAAGACGAAGAAGGCGGAGAAGGAGAAAGAGATCTTTGAGGTATTCAGAAAAGTGGAGATCAACATTCCTTTGTTGGAAGCTATCAAGCAAGTGCCGAAATATGCAAAATTTCTCAAGGACTTGTGCACTCATAAGAGAAAGTTGAGAGCAGATGAAAGAGTAGCGGTGGGAGAGAATGTATCAGCCATGCTCCAGAGAAAACTCCCACCCAAATGTGGGGATCCAGGTATGTTCACGATCCCTTATAAGATTGGAAATACGCCGATCAGGAAGGCCATGTTGAATTTAGGGGCGTCAATCAATGTAATGCAAAAAACTATTTATACGTCCCTAAATCTAGGGCCACTAAAAGAAACGGCCATCATAATCCAACTAGCCGATCGCACTAACGCCTACTCAGAAGGGCTAGTTGAGGATGTCTTAATTCAGGTAAATGAATTAGTCTTTCCTGCAGACTTTTATATCCTGAACATGGGAGATGAAAAGTCGTTAAATCCGTCGCCTATTTTGTTAGGTAGACCGTTTTTTAGCACTACCAGAACTAAGATAGATGTGAATGAGGGTACTTTatcaatgaaatttgatggTGAAAGGgtgcattttaatatttttgagacGATGAAGTATCGAGAGGGTTCTAACTCAGTCTTTGCTTTGATTGTTATTGAGTCTCTTGTACAGGAAACTTTCGAGTTAGGTGGTGAAAACGTACTAACAGGGTGTcgaaacct GAAGCTAATAGTTAGACGTGCCCTCGTCAGGTGGTCACGCTTGAGGGGAAGAAATTTTCGTTCAGGTTCTGCGAACTCtatagcagttagacgtgcccacgccaggtggtcacgcctgagggaAAGAAATTTTCGTTCAGGATCTGCAGTTAGCTTTGCTGCAGTTGTTGCCAATGGGTCGCCAGCTGCTGTGGGTGATGAAGGGATCGGTGAGGTTTCACTTTATCGGGGGAGCCTTCGCTACGTCTCTCCAGGCAAGATATGTGTGCTCTGGCGGCACCATACCGGAACGCACTGGTAG